The sequence ACCAGATTGCAAAGAGTTTTTTTCCTGTTCAGCAACTGTGGAAAGTCACAAGCCGACAAGTATAGTGTTTTAAAATGTCACCATACATTTGAGTTTGGTAACGAAACACgatataaagaagtttaatgtgattgatatatttttgaaaattatatacAACACTAGAAAGTAACGTACTATTTCAATTCAAACATgtggtataaaaaaataaagttttaaatcgtgctcatttttctttttaaaattttttgctagGTTAGGCACGAAATTTAtcaaatttcacatttataattaccttaaattatattataattgcgaaaaatatgtatttagtaattcaaACAACAGAAAATAACTGGCAAAAGaaacttaaaaacaaacaaatacaaaaaaatgcagGATTTCAAAGTCATGTGTGATCAAGAGTTTCTGAACTGATTGTACGCACATCACATTCAACACAAACTCCACGTATTCTAGATTGTAAAACTCtctattacaagaaataaaaaaacaaagaaagacacacaaaaaaacattgGACTTCACGCGATAAAAACATTTGTCTTTTATTTGCCACTGGtgacgaattaaaaaaaatacaaaaacaaaggaaacaaacaaagacaataaaaaatatgatcTTAGCAAGCAAAATCTACGCTACGTCCTTTAGTTCAGTGATAGCTTTCTTTAGTAGTTCGCATGTATCTTGATGATTTTCAATATGGCGGTCGGCAAGCTCACTTAAGGCAGTTTGAAAGTTCTGTATTCTCTGTTCTGTGAATCGTTTGAACTGAAATAGAAGAAACagtaaaaagaacttttaaattcACCACCCGgagatgtttttttaatttcagtcTTATCGAGAATACGAATAGTTAAATTAACCTGTTATCATGGAAAATCATTTTCGGGAAACTCGGACTACTGTAATCATGCAACTACTGCACCACTTACCTCTGTTCCAGCTTTATCCGAAACCTCATCAAATACTTTGTCAGCATCTTCTTTGGCTGTcaacaactaaaaaaaaaacgttttactCACGGAGTAGAGTAGAATTCCATCTATCGGGAAATGACCAATAACACTTTTGCTttacatttaaacatttttttgtatggaCTTCGTTAACAAAAAGGGGGTTCAGAGTCCACATTGCCCactgaaataaaatatttgaaatagtAACCTAATTCCGAATTCACGTATCACTAGCTATTAAATCGAAGTTCGATATTTCCAATTTCTCTGAATAGCGCAACCTTTACTTTGTACACACATGTCAGACACTCAATAACCTGCAAACAGTAGATTGACGAGCCTAATAATACAACCGTGTAAATGAATAAAACTGAAGTTAAAAACACACTTGTTGTCGATTTTTCGGTTTGGCCTTCTCTAGAGCTTTCGCCGCATTCTCAGATTCGACAAGTTTGCACGTTCGTCGAAATAACAtatcctaaaaataaaatatttttttccataaaTGGAAGATTGATTTAAAAAGAGTTAGGAACTATTCATAATGGCGAAGGGGCGAAGCAAAAACTGGGATAAAATGTCCTGCCTTTATTTGTAAAATACGGTACCACGATGAGAAATTGCACATAAGGATAAGGCCACATTCCTTTTACACTCAACTGGGTTGCAGACCTCGTTAAAAAGAAAACTGTCCTGGGATCAAATTtcattatataaataaaacatttacaaCAGTAAAAACAGTGGAAGTGAATATATATTCTTCGTCTTGACCCTTCGGTTTTCCTGCCCTGTCTATTCTTTCGTTGTCTATCTACATGAAAATCGTAAGTATAATAATTAACCGACTTTACACCGACTTTACACCGACCTGGCATGACTGCAGATTTCGAGCATACAACTCTATAATGGAACCAGCTGTGTCATCTGTGATAAACGATGTCTTCTCAGATTTTAACTAGAGGTAAAAGAAACTTTCACTTAATATCGGGTATTTAAACGACATCACAGCAAATCTAGTCAGAGCACTTGAATAGGTCGAAACTTTTGAAAACGTCAGGAAGATTTTACGCCTTCCACAGCTGTgtatcgatattttttttaaaaaaaaactagagaaaaatatatattttaaaaaattcagaggAAAATATCCTATTGCTACACGCAGGATTTTGGCGACAGACAGACACAGACAGGCAGACATTTGTGTGTCTTGACCTGGTGGTCAGTTACCGGTTACACAAGCAAACTTTAATTTGACGAAggggaaaattgaaatttcattTAAGAAAACTcagcaaaatataattttttgaaacacaaaaataactaaatagGTTTGAATAGAAGTTAAAATAAATCGATACCTGCAGTTCATCTAAAACATCAGAAAATTGTCCAAGAAACCTAGGAAATAAATTGTGGTAGCAAATTCAACATCAGTCGTCTACCACGAGTCCATGTTGCTGAGAGACTTATTACAACCGGATTGAAAACAATGATACCTTGTTATTGGGCGAAACTCGTCATAACATTCCGTTTCTTAAAGCctaatttttttccaatttttaattttttatgcatTTCGAATGGGGAAAACGAGACGAAAGTAGACAACAAAACTAAGGTCACAAAGTTTTTGATGACAACAACAAAACTAAAGTAACAACACTCCTGTataaaattttgtacaaaactAATAAAGTTACAGttaagaataaattttttaacttggtgAAATACCTAGTTAGAATTTTCGAATTTTGAATATCAACAGTTGCAGAGTTTCGAGCAGTCATCGCTGTGGTTCCCAAATGATTTGCAAAACCTGAAGATAATTCAGTATCCCTGTTACAAAATTCATAGTGATGCACTAAATAAACAGCTTAGTCCAGAATTCCAACACAAGGTGTCATCCAGGTTTTTATGTTGAGGAATAAACTTTTTGGGATGCTGCCAAAATATATCATTtgcaaaatttctttcattaaaGTATAAACTGCTGCACGACAAGTAAAGGTAACAAAGCGATGTTTGATACTATGCTGCTGTAGTATTCTATatagaaatttaaaacaaaactacTTACTATTCTCTGCAGCTAGCATTTTACCTTTATTCTAAAAAGTATATACAAAAATCGTTTTGGTTGTCATGTAATACTGTCAGAACTGGACGAAAGTTTATCTAGAATTTAGTATTTTGAACATTTAATCAAAGCATTATATGCAGAAAAATGTATgcagaaattttaaaacatgacCTTGAAACTATCCTAGTATCAGAATGCACAAAATTAAGCACTAACAGACCACTGGTAGAATCTGTACTTACCACATGGCATTGTTTCATGTTTAACAACAAACTATTTGTGTTATCTCTTCTCTTCTGAAACTCATCATCCACATCCTAAACATCAGATCAGGATTTTTACCGAACGTTTTTGCCAGAAAAGATGGAAAACTTAACAGAGTACACTTGTAAATGACGACACACCTTGTGATGTTGGAAACGAGCATTATCGACGATACTAACAAACGAGTCCAATAATCCACGCTTTACAGCTGCTCTAACAGGTGGCTGTAACAAAATTGGAGAATAGCTTATTGTTTAAGCTTAATACATTTATATataacctttaaagtttaaatttctAGGATGAGAATTGAGTATAGATATAGAGAAAATATCTGTACTTCTTCATCAGTAAGGAACTTTTCAAGGTTTTCGTCATCTTTGAACAATGGATGGTTTGCTAGATCTTggataaatctaaaaaaagcaATCTTCTTGGTAACATCATAATATACAGCGCCGTACCCAGAGTTTAGTTGGGGGATAACGTTCACATGCtgcaaaattttcttaaattagAGTCTCTTAATTTTAATACATGAGCATTCCAGTGTATGAGTGAAGTCTTCTTGCACGAATAAACATGATTCTATGGTGCTTGGAATTATGAGCTAGTGAAAACATCCACACGAATTCATCTAGGCTCAACTACCTGAtctgaaaaaaattacacatcttttgttttgtttttgacttttttattcCAACAATAATCACTTCACGTCTCGAATAAAATCAAG is a genomic window of Hydractinia symbiolongicarpus strain clone_291-10 chromosome 14, HSymV2.1, whole genome shotgun sequence containing:
- the LOC130625808 gene encoding sorting nexin-5-like; the encoded protein is MELKYNITISDASKDGEIVKFTVQTKIKETDESEGGKIVFRQYEDFEYLLHCLTTRNDTSAIIIPSLPPKPAAVPANAESKVNVKQNVSRTIGGDEYYKDCKRLQKFIQDLANHPLFKDDENLEKFLTDEEPPVRAAVKRGLLDSFVSIVDNARFQHHKDVDDEFQKRRDNTNSLLLNMKQCHVNKGKMLAAENSFANHLGTTAMTARNSATVDIQNSKILTRFLGQFSDVLDELQLKSEKTSFITDDTAGSIIELYARNLQSCQDMLFRRTCKLVESENAAKALEKAKPKNRQQLLTAKEDADKVFDEVSDKAGTEFKRFTEQRIQNFQTALSELADRHIENHQDTCELLKKAITELKDVA